Proteins encoded by one window of Aspergillus chevalieri M1 DNA, chromosome 6, nearly complete sequence:
- a CDS encoding urease accessory protein UreD (COG:O;~EggNog:ENOG410PJ2R;~InterPro:IPR002669;~PFAM:PF01774;~go_function: GO:0016151 - nickel cation binding [Evidence IEA];~go_process: GO:0006807 - nitrogen compound metabolic process [Evidence IEA]), which produces MPIKSPFETDVAKAGHGEVILDLLPPSIPTLTTLTYKYPLKLLARTPGFVPRTSAQTCPSRPVHLYLLTYGGGLLPGDHIDVSIILKQRTRMVVSTPQGSTKIFKTEPTASVKGQRGTPAHIATDMSRQVLDVRIDNEAAICYLPDPAVPFKDSRYEQVQTFTVDGTAPDSKRGSLCVLDWVTEGRSSRGETWDFHFWKGKNEVWSDDGSGSKKLLLRDSIILDDECDDAEQDADDSHPNLIRERTHPHGIVGTLILYGPVYENLASFILHRFTTQPRIGARNWSTSVSPAKSATESYSSTTKTNVTWTAARVRAGFTLVKFGAADFEAAKSWLGDLLREEGSVVREFGEEALICL; this is translated from the coding sequence ATGCCGATAAAATCACCCTTCGAGACTGATGTTGCTAAGGCCGGGCATGGAGAGGTCATTCTGGACCTTCTTCCTCCGTCGATACCGACTTTGACCACGTTGACCTACAAATACCCTCTGAAATTGCTTGCCCGCACACCGGGTTTCGTCCCTCGAACCTCCGCGCAAACATGCCCTTCTCGACCGGTTCATCTCTACCTTCTCACATACGGTGGCGGACTGCTCCCGGGGGACCATATCGATGTATCGATAATATTGAAGCAGCGGACAAGGATGGTGGTCAGCACACCACAAGGAAGCACCAAGATCTTCAAGACAGAGCCCACGGCAAGCGTCAAGGGGCAGCGGGGGACACCAGCACACATAGCAACAGACATGAGCCGGCAGGTGCTAGATGTCCGGATTGACAATGAAGCTGCAATTTGCTACCTACCCGATCCTGCGGTACCTTTCAAAGACAGTCGCTACGAGCAGGTCCAAACCTTTACCGTAGACGGGACAGCCCCAGATAGCAAGAGAGGCAGTCTATGTGTCCTAGATTGGGTGACAGAGGGCCGCAGCTCGAGAGGTGAGACCTGGGATTTCCATTTCTGGAAAGGGAAGAATGAAGTATGGTCAGATGACGGGTCTGGTTCGAAGAAACTGCTGCTACGGGACTCGATCATCCTGGACGACGAGTGCGACGATGCAGAGCAAGATGCCGACGATAGCCATCCCAACCTGATCCGGGAACGCACGCATCCCCATGGTATTGTTGGGACGCTGATCCTGTACGGCCCCGTCTATGAAAATCTGGCGTCGTTCATCTTGCACCGCTTTACAACACAGCCGCGGATTGGAGCTCGCAATTGGTCAACGTCTGTGTCGCCAGCCAAGAGTGCCACAGAGTCGTATTCGAGTACTACTAAAACGAATGTCACCTGGACGGCGGCCCGCGTGAGGGCAGGATTTACGCTGGTGAAGTTTGGGGCGGCTGACTTCGAAGCTGCTAAGAGCTGGCTTGGTGACCTTCTCCGGGAGGAGGGTAGTGTGGTTAGGGAGTTCGGGGAAGAGGCGTTGATTTGCTTATGA
- the AIM6_2 gene encoding uncharacterized protein (COG:S;~EggNog:ENOG410PITV;~InterPro:IPR017946;~TransMembrane:1 (i78-107o);~go_function: GO:0008081 - phosphoric diester hydrolase activity [Evidence IEA];~go_process: GO:0006629 - lipid metabolic process [Evidence IEA]) — MADSPVGDEPKKSDLRWSGRQSTPWVRIRGIFASFSSRAKRPRSDTDDALPLLSSSESSEQFIERPRRRVGKSRILRCLLYLLVGIFVMLGIIQFVSILFGLSYSFFPDEFDRGATNWLNPDHNPNTDAPGSHYPTDISRDIIPVGCHSHNDYWRRVPLFSALQAGCIGVEADVWFIDQNDHQDLYVGHTTSSLTPERTLRSMYVDPLVKILDRQNPITGFHESVDQPRNGVFDTDPGQTLILLVDFKTDGVLTWPSVVDGLEPLRERGYLTYFNGEEVVNGPVTVVGTGNAPFDLVTANSTYRDIFFDAPLDFLTEGSPHKDRKAKRQAVQDGSNLGQGLSGMPADITPDVFNYTNSFYASTSFKDTIGFPRPFHLTAQQMDSIRAQIQGAHRHGVRVRYWGLPSWPRELRNHIWRVLVHEGVDILNVDDLQGATKKEWTPNVGDWW; from the exons ATGGCGGATTCGCCTGTGGGCGACGAGCCGAAGAAATCGGATTTGCGCTGGTCCGGTCGACAATCTACTCCATGGGTGAGGATCAGAGGGATCTTCGCGTCGTTTTCTTCACGAGCCAAGAGGCCAAGATCTGACACTGACGATGCTCTTCCTTTACTATCATCCTCTGAATCGTCTGAGCAGTTTATTGAACGTCCGCGGAGACGAGTCGGGAAATCCAGAATACTCCGCTGCTTGCTGTACCTCCTCGTGGGCATTTTCGTCATGTT AGGAATCATCCAATTCGTATCAATCCTCTTTGGCCTCTCCTACTCCTTCTTCCCTGACGAATTCGACCGCGGCGCCACCAACTGGCTAAACCCAGACCACAACCCCAACACAGACGCACCCGGATCGCATTACCCAACGGACATCTCGCGCGACATCATCCCCGTCGGCTGCCACTCCCACAATGACTATTGGAGGCGTGTTCCCCTCTTCTCAGCCCTACAAGCAGGCTGCATCGGCGTCGAAGCAGACGTCTGGTTCATCGACCAAAACGACCACCAAGATCTCTACGTCGGACACACGACCTCGTCACTCACGCCCGAGCGCACGTTGCGAAGCATGTACGTCGATCCGTTAGTGAAGATCCTCGACCGGCAGAATCCGATTACGGGTTTCCATGAAAGCGTCGATCAGCCGCGGAATGGGGTTTTTGATACAGATCCCGGACAGACGCTTATTTTGCTTGTTGATTTCAAGACAGATGGGGTGCTTACTTGGCCAAGTGTGGTTGACGGGCTGGAGCCGTTGAGGGAGCGGGGGTATCTTACTTATTTTAATGGAGAGGAGGTTGTTAATGGccctgttactgttgttgggaCGGGAAATGCGCCGTTTGATCTGGTGACAGCGAATTCGACCTATCGAGATATTTTCTTCGATGCACCGCTTGACTTCCTGACTGAGGGTAGCCCTCACAAGGATAGGAAAGCGAAGAGGCAAGCTGTCCAAGACGGTAGTAATCTCGGCCAGGGTCTCTCCGGTATGCCAGCCGATATCACGCCCGACGTATTCAACTACACAAACAGCTTCTACGCCTCCACCTCCTTTAAGGACACTATCGGGTTCCCGCGGCCCTTCCATCTCACAGCGCAGCAGATGGATTCCATCCGGGCTCAGATACAAGGCGCGCACCGTCACGGAGTAAGGGTGCGATATTGGGGACTACCTAGTTGGCCTCGGGAATTGAGAAATCACATCTGGAGGGTTTTGGTTCATGAGGGGGTTGATATTTTGAATGTGGATGATCTGCAGGGTGCGACGAAGAAGGAGTGGACACCCAATGTGGGTGACTGGTGGTGA
- a CDS encoding uncharacterized protein (COG:S;~EggNog:ENOG410PPXZ;~InterPro:IPR038871), with the protein MPHKHKRRQNDKDLYDLPPSLVAKPLPARDPNAKSKATGRKKKEEQENLKRKYETKQKAGQDDTPRAFRQLMQLQERAKQKQQPATKTDGAEGGKKKRKRGIEDRQDESTPKKNAGAAGAATDAIASATAAKSESQTGPKILPGEKLSDFSARVDREMPLSEMKRSTKATPGDLPKIREQRLTKHDKRLRRLQAQWREDDVKIREREQAEREEREAEMEEQLELWKQWETEAGKAKAKKKAEAQKKKKKNKGNAAAADDSDDDYDGADPWAKLNNPERINRQMNPQDVAQAPPQLTKPREIFKVRGGAKVNVANVPTAMGSLRRREELADERKNIVEQYRRLMAEKRQ; encoded by the exons ATGCCTCACAAGCACAAGAGACGCCAAAATGACAAGGA CCTCTACGACCTCCCCCCGTCACTAGTCGCAAAACCTCTCCCAGCGCGAGACCCCAACGCCAAATCCAAAGCCAccgggaggaagaagaaggaggaacAAGAAAATCTAAAACGGAAATATGAAACCAAGCAGAAGGCCGGACAAGATGATACCCCGCGAGCATTCCGTCAGTTGATGCAGCTCCAAGAACGCGCGAAGCAAAAGCAACAACCGGCCACCAAGACGGACGGCGCAGAAGGcggcaagaagaagagaaagagaggtaTAGAGGATAGACAAGATGAATCGACACCGAAGAAGAACGCTGGTGCAGCTGGTGCAGCTACGGATGCCATCGCCAGCGCAACCGCCGCAAAGTCTGAATCCCAAACCGGTCCGAAAATCCTCCCTGGTGAGAAATTGTCCGACTTCTCCGCACGAGTTGATCGCGAGATGCCATTATCCGAAATGAAGCGATCCACCAAAGCAACCCCGGGCGACCTCCCCAAGATCCGCGAACAGCGTCTCACCAAACACGACAAGCGTCTGCGCCGGCTGCAGGCACAATGGCGCGAGGACGACGTGAAGATCCGCGAGCGTGAACAGGCTGAGCGCGAGGAACGGGAGGCGGAAATGGAGGAGCAGCTTGAATTGTGGAAGCAATGGGAGACGGAGGCTGGAAAGGcaaaggcgaagaagaaggctgaggcgcagaagaaaaagaagaagaataaggggaatgctgctgctgctgatgatTCGGACGACGACTATGATGGCGCAGATCCCTGGGCTAAATTGAATAATCCGGAGCGCATTAATAGGCAGATGAATCCTCAGGATGTCGCGCAGGCACCGCCGCAGTTGACGAAACCTAGAGAGATCTTCAAGGTCCGTGGCGGTGCCAAGGTCAATGTTGCAAACGTACCGACTGCTATGGGAAGTTTAAGGCGGAGAGAAGAACTGGCCGATGAGAGAAAGAATATCGTGGAGCAGTACAGACGACTTATGGCCGAGAAACGACAATAG
- the RRP5 gene encoding putative rRNA biogenesis protein RRP5 (BUSCO:EOG092603YJ;~COG:A;~EggNog:ENOG410PG56;~InterPro:IPR002885,IPR011990,IPR022967,IPR003029, IPR003107,IPR012340;~PFAM:PF00575;~go_function: GO:0003676 - nucleic acid binding [Evidence IEA];~go_function: GO:0005515 - protein binding [Evidence IEA];~go_process: GO:0006396 - RNA processing [Evidence IEA]) — protein sequence MAPIKRKGNVAEEATTQKRARVGADKKDNKKQKTDALDDTKSKSEATKPTDLSVLRDDEPAFPRGGSSILTPLERKQIQIQAQKDVLFEQTGSKKSHNVEDDDDEGNDDIDMGDADDTAAKKPRKQRKTKAAKKKADKEASKKVVRVEGLNFKRIVPGSMVLGQVSSINAHDIGLSLPNNLTGYVPLTAVSRGLEQKIEKVLNEEDNDDDSDDDSDEGSLNLKNYFYLGQYLRAHVVSVGSNPTDPSSRNRKRIELAVDPRQANSGLSKSDLVENTAVQASVVSVEDHGLVMDLGIEGSDVKGFMSSKEIDRKLEYSSIKEGAVFLCMVTGQNASGNVFKLSANLRNTGSITKSHYLSTAPTINSFLPGTAAEILLMDVTPTGLVGKIMGMLDATVDLVQSGGNSLKEDLTKKYRTGAKVKGRLVCTFPASEPFKVGFSLLDHVIKFSSDDQGPGSSEEAPTISAIVPEATVVKVDPGLGVYVKIGSTKHTGFIHISRLSDGQTESVSADKGPFKLGTTHEARVVGYNTLDNLYLLSCERKVIDQPFIRLEDVTIGAVVKGKVEKLLIGPNGIDGLIVSLADGITGLVPSMHLADAALQFPEKKFREGMTISARILSVNLEKRQIRLTLKKSLLNSESAIWKDYKDIVPGAQSPGTIVNIQPHGAVVQFYGSVRAFLPVSEMSEAYIKDPSQHFRLGQVLSVHALSVDVSLGRLTVSCKDPSTFTETYKKAFENIRPGLLVTGTVFEKSGDDVLLKLDEFGLVARLDLHHVSDGSTSKQSSLLSKIRVGQKLNELLVLDIQRAHRLIRVTSKASLKKAAKQGSLRDDFEDLEEGTEVTGFIRNITFDGIFVEMLGGLVGLVPKRLVSEENVTKPEFGMAVSETVTATVHSIDTDFRRFILSMRPDEATSAGPKNQTPKKAKEPRASDDNVAVVNAVDESLQTMSDFTFGRIVKCKVQSVKATQVNVQLAENIQGRIDVSEVFDKLDDIKDRKQPLRHVRQKEIISARILGVHDARNHKFLPVSHRTGKYPVYELSIKPSFLQAANPQPLNLEQIQVGSSWFGFINNIADDSLWINLSPNVRGRMRLMDASDDLSLLADIDKHFPIGSAIEAHVIAVDTEKGRLDLSARKRSDKLSLDDLSVGMVVPGRVTKTTEKQVLMQLSDTVVGAVNLVDMADDYEKANPTVYRKNEVLRACVVGVDKANKRVSLSLRPSRVLSSSLPVQDRELASMKQLKVNDVVRGFIRRVADSGLFVALSHDVTAYVRISDLSDSYLKEWKEAFQVDQLVKGRVTLVDPEQNKLQISLKDSVLDPNYKAPVTLRDLKPGQIVTGKVRKVEEFGAFIDVDNSARISGLCHRSEMAEKRVEDARTLFEEGDVVKAKILKIDRAQEKISFGLKASYFKDAEDSESSDEEEDGSEDGVSLDGLGGAEVEGSDDEDEDEDDDVSMGGVDLEDGSEGSGSEESEDDEEMEDAPSKKTGGLGDGGFDWSGNVNNDEDEAAASDSEGEDDSSRKKKKSRKPEIQVDRTGELDANGPQSVADYERLLLGEPDSSLLWLKYMAFQLELGEIEKAREIAERALRTITIGQDTEKLNIWVALLNLENTYGDDETLDDVFKRACQYNDTQEVYERMTSIYIQSGKIEKAEDLFQTALKKKISPTPKFFVNYASFLFDSMAAPDRGRALLPRALQSLPSHTHIETTSKFGQLEFRSQNGDIERGRTVFEGLLSSFLKKIDLWNILLDLEIKNGDAEQVRRLFERVLGIQKGAVAAGSGKKLRPKQAKFFFKKWLDFEEKGGNEKTIEEIKAKAADYVKSLQQE from the exons ATGGCGCCTATCAAGCGCAAGGGCAATGTTGCCGAGGAAGCAACAACCCAGAAGCGCGCACGAGTCGGAGCAGACAAGAAGGATaacaagaagcaaaagaccGACGCTTTGGACGATACCAAGTCGAAATCTGAGGCTACGAAGCCAACGGACCTTTCTGTCTTGCGCGACGACGAACCGGCTTTCCCTCGTGGTGGATCCAGCATCTTGACGCCTCTTGAACGGAAGCAGATTCAAATCCAAGCACAGAAGGACGTTCTGTTCGAGCAGACGGGTTCGAAGAAGTCGCACAatgtcgaggacgatgacgatgaaggaAATGATGATATCGACATGGGTGATGCAGACGACACTGCTGCGAAGAAGCCTCGCAAACAACGCAAGACCAAGGCCGCAAAGAAGAAGGCAGACAAGGAAGCTTCTAAGAAGGTTGTTCGAGTTGAAGGATTGAATTTCAAG CGTATTGTCCCTGGGTCCATGGTCTTGGGTCAGGTCTCGAGTATCAACGCCCACGACATCGGTCTTTCGCTCCCTAATAACCTTACCGGCTATGTTCCCTTGACGGCTGTCTCGAGAGGATTGGAGCAGAAGATTGAGAAGGTTCTCAACGAGGAAGACAACGATGACGATTCCGATGACGACTCCGACGAGGGCTCTTTGAATTTGAAAAATTACTTCTACCTGGGACAATACCTACGGGCTCACGTTGTATCTGTCGGGAGCAACCCGACAGATCCCAGCTCTCGGAATAGGAAGCGCATCGAGCTTGCAGTCGATCCAAGGCAAGCGAACTCCGGGTTATCCAAGTCAGATCTTGTTGAGAATACAGCCGTTCAGGCGTCGGTTGTGAGTGTGGAAGACCACGGTCTGGTCATGGATCTGGGTATTGAGGGCTCTGATGTCAAGGGTTTCATGTCCTCTAAGGAAATTGACCGCAAGTTGGAGTACTCGAGCATCAAAGAAGGAGCGGTTTTCTTGTGTATGGTGACTGGCCAGAACGCTAGCGGGAATGTTTTCAAGTTATCTGCTAACCTCCGGAATACGGGGTCTATCACCAAGTCGCATTATCTCAGCACTGCACCTACGATCAACTCCTTCCTTCCCGGTACCGCAGCTGAAATTCTCCTGATGGATGTCACGCCCACCGGGCTGGTCGGCAAGATCATGGGCATGTTGGATGCAACTGTGGATTTGGTCCAGTCTGGAGGAAATTCGCTGAAGGAAGATCTTACGAAGAAATACCGCACTGGCGCAAAGGTCAAGGGGCGTCTTGTCTGCACTTTCCCTGCATCCGAGCCATTCAAGGTTGGCTTCTCGCTGCTCGATCATGTCATCAAGTTCTCTTCCGATGACCAAGGACCTGGTTCATCTGAGGAAGCGCCGACTATCTCAGCAATCGTGCCCGAAGCAACAGTCGTGAAGGTGGACCCTGGGCTTGGTGTCTATGTGAAGATTGGATCTACGAAGCATACGGGATTTATTCACATTTCACGTCTGTCAGACGGCCAAACAGAAAGCGTCTCCGCTGACAAAGGACCATTCAAGCTCGGCACCACACACGAGGCAAGAGTAGTCGGCTATAATACTCTCGACAACCTCTACTTGCTTTCCTGTGAACGCAAGGTTATTGACCAGCCGTTCATTCGTCTCGAAGATGTGACCATCGGCGCTGTCGTGAAAGGAAAGGTCGAGAAGCTTTTGATTGGCCCCAACGGAATCGATGGATTGATAGTGTCCCTGGCTGATGGTATCACGGGTCTCGTCCCATCCATGCACCTTGCGGATGCTGCCCTTCAATTCCCAGAAAAGAAGTTCCGTGAGGGTATGACTATCTCGGCTAGGATTCTGTCCGTCAACCTAGAAAAACGCCAGATCCGTTTGACTCTGAAGAAGAGTTTGTTAAACAGCGAGTCTGCCATTTGGAAGGATTACAAGGATATCGTCCCTGGCGCTCAGTCCCCTGGAACCATCGTGAATATTCAGCCCCACGGTGCTGTTGTTCAATTCTATGGCTCCGTCCGGGCTTTCCTCCCTGTCTCTGAAATGAGCGAGGCCTACATCAAGGACCCTTCCCAGCATTTTCGATTGGGCCAGGTGCTGAGCGTCCACGCTCTGAGTGTGGACGTGTCTCTTGGCAGGTTGACAGTGTCGTGCAAGGACCCCTCCACATTCACGGAAACCTACAAGAAGGCATTCGAAAACATTCGCCCAGGATTGCTCGTTACAGGTACTGTTTTCGAGAAGTCTGGTGACGACGTCCTTCTCAAGCTTGACGAGTTTGGCCTTGTGGCTCGGTTGGACCTTCACCATGTTTCTGACGGATCTACCTCCAAGCAGAGCTCGTTGCTTTCGAAAATTCGTGTCGGCCAGAAGCTCAATGAGCTTCTCGTACTGGACATCCAACGAGCCCATCGGTTGATCAGAGTGACAAGCAAGGCTAGTCTGAAAAAGGCTGCCAAGCAAGGCAGTCTCCGTGACGACTTCGAAGATCTCGAAGAAGGTACTGAAGTCACTGGCTTCATCCGGAATATTACTTTCGATGGTATTTTCGTTGAGATGTTGGGTGGCTTGGTTGGATTGGTCCCCAAGCGTCTTGTCAGTGAGGAGAATGTTACCAAGCCTgagtttggcatggctgTTTCTGAGACCGTTACGGCAACTGTCCACTCCATAGACACTGATTTCCGGAGATTCATCTTGAGCATGCGGCCGGATGAGGCGACTAGTGCCGGTCCCAAGAACCAGACACCTAAGAAGGCAAAGGAGCCTCGAGCTTCCGATGACAACGTCGCCGTCGTCAACGCCGTCGATGAGAGTCTTCAAACCATGTCTGACTTCACATTTGGTCGCATTGTCAAGTGCAAGGTTCAGTCGGTCAAAGCAACGCAGGTCAACGTTCAGCTCGCGGAAAACATCCAGGGTCGGATTGATGTCTCCGAGGTCTTCGACAAATTGGACGACATCAAGGACCgcaagcagccattgcgaCACGTCCGCCAGAAAGAAATCATATCTGCCCGAATTCTTGGTGTGCACGATGCTCGGAACCACAAGTTCCTCCCCGTCAGCCACCGCACTGGCAAATACCCCGTGTACGAACTCTCCATCAAGCCCAGTTTCTTGCAAGCCGCCAACCCTCAGCCGCTCAACTTGGAACAAATTCAGGTTGGCTCTTCGTGGTTTGGTTTCATCAACAACATTGCCGACGACTCGCTCTGGATTAACCTGTCGCCGAACGTGCGAGGTAGAATGCGTTTAATGGATGCATCCGACGACCTGTCGCTTTTGGCAGACATCGACAAGCATTTCCCCATTGGGTCTGCCATTGAGGCTCACGTCATAGCGGTTGACACAGAAAAGGGCCGTTTGGATCTTTCTGCCAGAAAGCGCTCTGACAAGCTCTCGCTTGATGATTTGTCTGTGGGCATGGTTGTTCCAGGCAGAGTCACCAAGACTACTGAGAAACAGGTTCTCATGCAACTCAGTGATACGGTTGTCGGAGCGGTCAACTTGGTCGATATGGCCGATGACTACGAGAAGGCCAACCCGACCGTTTACCGCAAGAATGAGGTGCTCCGCGCATGTGTTGTCGGAGTCGACAAGGCTAACAAGAGGGTCTCGCTGTCTCTCCGGCCATCAAGAGTCCTCAGCTCGTCCCTGCCGGTCCAGGACCGTGAACTCGCATCGATGAAACAACTCAAGGTGAACGACGTTGTTCGTGGTTTCATACGCAGAGTTGCAGACAGCGGGTTGTTCGTGGCATTGAGCCACGACGTCACCGCTTATGTCCGTATCTCTGACCTGTCCGACTCTTACCTCAAGGAGTGGAAGGAGGCCTTCCAGGTCGACCAGCTTGTCAAGGGCCGTGTCACCCTCGTTGATCCTGAGCAGAACAAACTGCAAATCAGTCTGAAGGACTCCGTCCTGGACCCCAACTACAAGGCCCCCGTTACGCTTCGTGATCTTAAGCCTGGTCAGATTGTCACTGGTAAAGTCCGCAAGGTCGAGGAATTCGGTGCATTCATTGATGTCGATAATTCCGCCAGAATCAGCGGTCTTTGCCACCGCAGCGAGATGGCTGAGAAGCGGGTGGAGGATGCTCGGACTTTGTTCGAGGAGGGTGATGTTGTGAAGGCCAAGATTCTCAAGATCGACCGCGCACAGGAGAAGATCTCGTTCGGTCTGAAGGCCTCGTACTTCAAGGATGCTGAGGATTCTGAGAGCagtgatgaggaagaggacggcTCCGAAGATGGCGTGAGTCTCGATGGCCTTGGCGGAGCTGAGGTGGAAGGAagcgacgacgaggatgaggacgaggacgatgatgTCTCGATGGGCGGTGTCGACCTGGAAGATGGCAGCGAGGGCTCTGGATCCGAGGAGAgcgaagacgacgaagaaatGGAGGACGCCCCGTCGAAGAAGACAGGCGGTCTCGGAGACGGCGGCTTCGACTGGAGCGGCAACGTCAACAACGATGAAGACGAGGCAGCTGCATCCGATTCCGAAGGCGAAGACGACAGCTcacggaagaagaagaagtccCGTAAGCCAGAGATCCAGGTTGACCGTACTGGCGAACTTGACGCAAATGGACCCCAGTCCGTGGCCGACTACGAACGACTTCTGCTTGGTGAGCCTGACTCGTCGCTCTTGTGGCTGAAGTACATGGCCTTCCAGCTCGAGTTGGGTGAGATCGAGAAGGCACGGGAGATTGCCGAACGGGCTCTTCGCACTATCACCATCGGTCAGGACACCGAGAAGTTAAATATCTGGGTGGCATTACTGAACTTAGAAAACACCTATGGTGATGATGAGACCCTTGACGACGTCTTCAAGCGTGCCTGCCAGTACAACGATACCCAGGAGGTTTACGAGCGGATGACCAGCATCTACATCCAGTCTGGAAAGATCGAG AAAGCGGAAGACCTCTTCCAGACCGCTCTCAAGAAGAAGATCTCTCCGACCCCTAAGTTCTTCGTCAACTACGCTTCCTTCCTCTTTGACTCGATGGCCGCCCCTGACCGTGGCCGTGCTCTTCTTCCCCGCGCTCTCCAGTCCCTTCCTTCCCACACTCACATCGAGACGACCTCCAAGTTCGGACAACTCGAATTCCGCTCTCAGAACGGAGACATTGAACGTGGCCGCACCGTATTCGAAGGTCTCCTGTCCTCGTTCCTCAAGAAGATCGACCTGTGGAACATCCTCTTGGATCTGGAGATCAAGAACGGCGACGCTGAGCAGGTCAGACGCTTGTTCGAGCGTGTCCTTGGTATCCAGAAGGGCGCTGTTGCGGCTGGTTCGGGCAAGAAGCTCCGGCCCAAGCAGGCGAAATTCTTCTTCAAGAAGTGGCTTGATTTCGAGGAGAAGGGTGGTAATGAGAAGACGATTGAGGAAATCAAGGCTAAGGCTGCGGACTATGTTAAATCTTTGCAGCAAGAATAA